The following is a genomic window from Conexivisphaerales archaeon.
TCTATTCCCGTAGGTGTACCTTTGAAATTCATCGCAGGGATTGTGAAGTATTTGTGAGTCGTATACGTTATGCTGTACATCTTCTCCGTCATCTCTACAGCCTCCTGGTATGTCCCTCCGACCCACGAGATGATAGCTGGAGCGGCAGCCATGGCAAAACCTCCAAAACCTGCAGTCTCGGTTATGGCGCTGTCGCCTATGTCCGGGTTGCTGTCCTTCTCACTGTAGCCAGGGAACCACAATCCCTTCACCATAGGCGCAGGAGCGGTGAACCATTGATCACCAAGGCCGCTGACTCTTATACCAGTTTCAGTACCATTCCTGGACATTGTGGTGACTATCGTGCTGTATTTTATCCCATGGGCTGCAAGAGTCATCGCCTTTGCAGTTGCCATACCGAGGTTCAGAGTCAGGAAGTTGTTAGAATTCATGAAAGAGACCACTTGTAGCATATCCCTTTTATCAACCTCTGCCTGAATCATATAGGGTATCACTTCCTTGAAGAAAAGAGAAGTTGCTGCATTATACCTGTTGTGACAGTCATCGCCCATCGTCAGAGCCTGTGAAATTATAGACTTGAAGGATAGACCTTCCTTCTTCTCCTTCAGTATCTGTTTAAGAGTTGCAGATATGACATCAAAGAATGTTGTAGACAGCCATCTCAACCTGTTGAGCACTTCTCTGTCATAGGCACCATACCTCAGAACCTTCCCTATACCTTCGTTGAAGTTCGAGAAAGCTTTCACGTTGTATTTTTCATCCTCAACCTGATAGACAGGCATGCTAGGAGAGATCACGCCAGCCATAGGTCCGACGCAATTATGGTGGTGGCAGGGTTCTATCGTTACCTTGCCAGAAGATAGAAGCTTTGATGCCTCTTCCTCATTTCCTGCCCATCCTTCGAAAAGGCATGCCCCTATCAGCGCTCCCTTCAGCGGACCTGAAGCCTTTTCCCATGTTATCGGCGGACCTGCATGCAGAAGCATCTGCTCCTTCATGCCAGGAACAACCTTCGAGGCTATCTCAACACCGTCCCATCTGGGGTCAGCCTCCATCATTCTCTTCACAGCCTCAAGGTTTGCGCTTTCTACTTCGTCTTTGATTGAGCTTCTCAGCTGAGACAATTCTCTCTCTGCGCTTTACGACAAAATGGCAATATGTATAAATGTAGCTGGCTGAGACTCGCCCCATGTTTTTTAGTAGATAAATCCAGGGATTGGATCGGGGCGGTATGACTTTTCTTGTGGCCAGGGTGAAGAAAAATACCTACAGAGATTCGATGCAGCTGATGCAGCTGACTGAAAGGGCGAAAAAGCTGAGAGGAGTGTTGGACGCTGCAGCAGTGATGGGTACAGAAAACAACAAGGAACTGCTGAAAAGCATAGGAATGCTGCCAGTCGAAGCGGAGGAAGCAGGACCTGATGATATACTGTTTGTAGTTTCAGGTTCAACCAGAGAAGAGGCTGAGAAAGCTATTTCTGAGATGGAGGGTCTGATGCTTTCTGGAATCAGCACAGGCCCAAGCTACGTGGAGCTAGAAGAAGCCCTGAAGATGCAGGATGTCAACTTTGCTGTAGTATCAGTGCCTGGTGAAAATGCTAAAGATGCTGTATTGCCTATTCTGAAAAGAGGTATCAGCGTTCACCTCTTCAGCGACCATGTCTCCGTTGAAGACGAGGTCTACATGAAGAATTACGCACTGTCAAAGGGCCTACTACTGCTTGGCCCTTCTGCTGGAACATCAATTATAGGAGGTAAAGGGATCGCTTTTTCCAACGCCGTTGAAAGAGGGAGAGTTGGTATAATATCAGCATCAGGTACAGGACTTCAGGAGGTAAGCGTTCTTCTTACGCTGTTTGGAGAAGGTATTAGCCAGGGGTTCGGAGTAGGTGGAAGAGACCTTTCTGATACATGCATGGGAATGATGACAAAGTCATGCATAGACCTGCTTGAGCAGGACGAGAAGACAGAAGTGGTCTGCATAGTCAGCAAGCCTGCTGGAAGCGAAGCTCTGAAATCTCTGCTGCAGTACGTAAGGGAAAGAACAAAGAAATATTACGTTCTCTGCCTTCTGGGCTCTGATGACTTGGCTATTAACGATAGAAGGATAGTTCAGGCTCACTCTCTTCATGCAACAGCAAAGCTGAGCCTGAAAGCTTTGGGAAAAAGCTCAAGATATGGTACACCAGTTGACGAATTAACAGCTAAAGCTGCTGAGCTCAGAAGAAGAGTTTCAGAAAGAAGGAGGTTTGTGAGGGGATTGTTTTCCGGAGGGACTCTGGCGTATGAGGCTATGCTGATACTTCAGGAAGGGCTGGGGAGAATATACTCTAACACACCCCTCAGAAGCGAGGACAGGCTGAAGAATCCCTTCACCAGCTTTGAGAATACAATAGTTGATATGGGAGAAGAAGAATTTACAGAAGGCAGACTTCACCCTATGATAGACCCGAGCTTGAGAAGTCTGAGATTGAAGAGTGAGATGGACGATACTTCGGTTGCCTTTGCAATGTTAGATGTAATGCTCGGCTATGGCAGCCATTCGGACCCTGCAGGCGCAATCGCTGATGTCATGGAGGAGATTGGGGATAAACCTGACCTGCCTGCACTGATAGCTCATGTATGCGGCACGGAAAAAGACCCGCAGAAACTGAGTATGCAAACAGAGGAGCTCAGAAGGTATGGTGTAGAGACTTTTCTGACAAATGCTGAAATGAGCTTTGTAGCTGCGCAGGCATTGAACAACAATGATAAGGTTATAGGGAAAAGATTAGCTAGAAAGTACCTGCTGGAGTGATAGTTATGCAGGAAAAGCTCAAGGAGATACTTGAAGGTAAAATAGTAGCTATAAATCTGGGTCTCGACCTTTTTGCTGACGAACTTGAGAAGCAAGGGATAAAGACAGTCAGGGTAAAGTTTACACCAAAGCACAGTGTTGAAAAGGAGCTTCAGGATATACTCGATGCTATAAGCTGAAGTTTTGAGTAAAACCGATTAGACTCATTTCTTTCTTTTCAAATAGAGCCTTTTGGCCTCTCTTATTGCAGGGAGCATTTGGTTGTACGTGCCACACCTGCAGATCATTCCGCTCAGCTTCTCCTTTATCTCTTCGTCGCTCGCCTCAGGGTTCTCAGTCAGCAGGTAGTGCACGTTCACAACAAAGGCAGGCGTGCAGAAGCCGCACTGCATTGCACCATGTTTAACGAATATCCTCTGCAGAGGAGATAGACCTCCCTGTCCACCCAGTCCCTCTGCCGTAATAATATCTGCACCGTCAGCCTCAACTGCTAGCATAAGACACGTCTTCATGGCTTTTCCGTTGACGATAGCCATGCATGTGCCGCATTCTCCTCTCCAGCAAGCAGCCTTAACACTCTTTACACCCAGTCTATCCCTTATGAAGTCCAGCAGAAGTTCGTTATCTTCTGCTTCAGCTTCGATCTGCCTGCCGTTCAATCTCATATTTACCTTCATGCTGATTCGCCCACTCCCTTCTGCAATACGTCTTTCAATCC
Proteins encoded in this region:
- a CDS encoding DUF1116 domain-containing protein, which codes for MSQLRSSIKDEVESANLEAVKRMMEADPRWDGVEIASKVVPGMKEQMLLHAGPPITWEKASGPLKGALIGACLFEGWAGNEEEASKLLSSGKVTIEPCHHHNCVGPMAGVISPSMPVYQVEDEKYNVKAFSNFNEGIGKVLRYGAYDREVLNRLRWLSTTFFDVISATLKQILKEKKEGLSFKSIISQALTMGDDCHNRYNAATSLFFKEVIPYMIQAEVDKRDMLQVVSFMNSNNFLTLNLGMATAKAMTLAAHGIKYSTIVTTMSRNGTETGIRVSGLGDQWFTAPAPMVKGLWFPGYSEKDSNPDIGDSAITETAGFGGFAMAAAPAIISWVGGTYQEAVEMTEKMYSITYTTHKYFTIPAMNFKGTPTGIDIRKVVKTGITPHINTGVAHREAGIGQIGAGLVVMPIEMFKKALSFYGQAYL
- a CDS encoding (2Fe-2S)-binding protein is translated as MKVNMRLNGRQIEAEAEDNELLLDFIRDRLGVKSVKAACWRGECGTCMAIVNGKAMKTCLMLAVEADGADIITAEGLGGQGGLSPLQRIFVKHGAMQCGFCTPAFVVNVHYLLTENPEASDEEIKEKLSGMICRCGTYNQMLPAIREAKRLYLKRKK